In the genome of Pseudomonas sp. P5_109, one region contains:
- a CDS encoding GFA family protein, with translation MKEKLRGSCLCKAIEYEVDSLDMPISHCHCQTCRKAHAAAFASTAGVMREHFRWIKGEDRLSRYESSPGKFRYFCPDCGSHLMAERLAQPHVIVRVATLDDDPKMTPQAHIWTSHEQPWLEHESVKKYPQWQT, from the coding sequence ATGAAAGAAAAACTGCGCGGCAGTTGCCTGTGCAAGGCCATCGAATATGAAGTCGACAGCCTGGACATGCCCATCAGCCACTGCCATTGCCAAACCTGCCGCAAGGCACACGCGGCGGCGTTTGCATCGACCGCCGGGGTCATGCGCGAGCACTTTCGCTGGATCAAGGGCGAGGATCGCCTGAGCCGCTACGAATCGTCGCCGGGCAAATTTCGGTATTTCTGCCCGGACTGCGGCTCGCACTTGATGGCGGAGCGATTGGCCCAGCCTCACGTGATTGTCCGGGTAGCAACACTGGATGATGACCCGAAAATGACGCCACAGGCGCATATCTGGACATCCCATGAGCAGCCTTGGCTTGAACATGAGTCGGTAAAAAAGTACCCGCAATGGCAGACGTAG
- a CDS encoding aminoglycoside phosphotransferase family protein: MFDSWLKRWALVSDGEPIITPGSRLLPVRQGDVPAMLKIAVDTEEKLGNLLMTWWDGDGAARVYAHHGDGLLMERAMGRRSLMHMALSGQDDDASRILCAALARLHAPRGTALPPLVPLTRWFASLRVAAVQQGGAFSLSLASAEALLATPQDEVVLHGDMHHDNVLDFGARGWLAIDPKRVSGERGFDYANLICNPDLPTATDPRRFDRQLAVVAQAADLDPRRLLQWVLAFAGLSAAWFLEDGDSLAAQGQLEVAKLAASRLEA, translated from the coding sequence CTGTTCGATTCATGGTTGAAACGCTGGGCGCTGGTGTCGGACGGTGAGCCGATCATCACGCCTGGCAGTCGTTTGCTACCGGTACGCCAAGGCGATGTGCCGGCCATGTTGAAAATCGCCGTGGATACCGAGGAGAAATTAGGCAACCTGCTGATGACCTGGTGGGATGGCGACGGTGCCGCCCGGGTCTATGCCCATCACGGCGACGGGCTGCTGATGGAGCGCGCCATGGGCCGGCGATCACTGATGCACATGGCCCTCAGCGGTCAGGACGATGACGCCAGCCGCATCCTGTGTGCGGCGCTGGCACGGCTGCATGCCCCACGTGGCACTGCGCTACCACCGCTGGTGCCTCTGACGCGCTGGTTTGCCTCGTTGCGAGTGGCGGCCGTACAACAGGGCGGTGCGTTTTCCCTCAGTCTGGCGAGCGCCGAGGCCCTGCTGGCCACCCCACAGGACGAGGTGGTGCTGCACGGCGATATGCATCACGACAATGTCCTCGATTTCGGCGCACGCGGCTGGCTGGCCATCGACCCCAAGCGGGTGAGCGGCGAGCGCGGCTTCGATTACGCCAACCTGATCTGCAATCCCGACCTGCCCACGGCGACCGATCCCCGGCGTTTTGATCGGCAGCTCGCCGTCGTGGCGCAGGCCGCCGACCTTGATCCGCGACGTTTGCTGCAATGGGTGCTGGCATTTGCCGGGCTGTCGGCGGCCTGGTTTCTCGAAGACGGCGACAGCCTGGCGGCGCAAGGTCAGCTGGAGGTCGCAAAACTCGCGGCTTCAAGGCTCGAAGCCTGA
- the qhpC gene encoding quinohemoprotein amine dehydrogenase subunit gamma yields MKHLKAINNKALKLDQAADENRIEEVVAMSSVAGCASTTDPGWEIDAFGGVSSLCQPMEADLYGCSDPCWWPAQVPDMMSTYPDWNKDAQASNDNWRNLGTVFPKDK; encoded by the coding sequence ATGAAACATCTCAAGGCAATCAATAACAAAGCGTTGAAGCTGGATCAGGCCGCGGACGAAAACCGCATTGAAGAAGTGGTGGCCATGAGCTCCGTGGCGGGCTGTGCCTCGACCACCGACCCGGGCTGGGAAATCGATGCGTTCGGCGGTGTGTCGTCGCTGTGCCAGCCGATGGAGGCCGACCTCTACGGTTGCTCCGACCCTTGCTGGTGGCCGGCCCAGGTGCCCGACATGATGAGCACCTACCCGGACTGGAACAAGGATGCCCAGGCGTCCAACGATAACTGGCGCAACCTCGGCACTGTCTTCCCCAAGGACAAGTGA
- a CDS encoding GlxA family transcriptional regulator, which translates to MSKTIHVLAFANVQLLDVTGPLQVFASANDIARQQGLPPPYAPTVIASGGGAVMSSAGLALLAEPLPDDGTDTLIIAGGWGVYAAAQDAPLVAWVREHARGCRRVSSVCTGAFLLAASGWLDGRRVVTHWTRCEQLAQQHPRLQVEPNPIFINDGPIWTSAGVTAGIDLALAMVEQDLGRNMALEVARQLVVFLKRPGGQSQFSVTLSLQQEGNRFDELHAWISENLTQDLGIPTLALQAGMSERSFVRHYRADTGQTPARAIELIRVETARRLLSDTGVPIKRVAVQCGFGSEETLRRSFLRAMGVTPQAYRERFSVSAAVDPVTP; encoded by the coding sequence ATGTCGAAAACCATCCATGTACTCGCTTTCGCCAACGTGCAATTGCTCGACGTCACCGGGCCGCTGCAGGTGTTCGCCTCGGCCAACGACATTGCCCGTCAGCAAGGTCTGCCGCCGCCCTATGCGCCGACAGTGATTGCCAGCGGCGGCGGGGCGGTGATGTCCTCGGCGGGGTTGGCGCTGTTGGCCGAACCGTTGCCGGATGATGGCACCGATACCCTGATCATCGCCGGTGGCTGGGGTGTCTACGCAGCGGCGCAAGATGCGCCGTTGGTCGCCTGGGTGCGCGAGCATGCCCGTGGCTGCCGACGGGTTTCCTCGGTGTGCACCGGTGCGTTCCTGCTGGCAGCCAGCGGCTGGCTCGATGGCCGGCGCGTGGTCACCCACTGGACCCGCTGCGAGCAACTGGCGCAGCAGCATCCGCGTTTGCAGGTCGAGCCCAACCCGATCTTCATCAATGACGGCCCGATCTGGACCTCGGCCGGAGTGACCGCCGGCATCGACCTGGCGCTGGCCATGGTCGAACAGGACCTGGGGCGCAACATGGCCCTGGAAGTTGCCCGGCAACTGGTGGTGTTTCTCAAGCGCCCGGGTGGCCAGTCGCAATTCAGCGTGACCCTGTCCCTGCAACAGGAAGGCAACCGTTTCGACGAACTTCACGCCTGGATCAGCGAAAACCTCACCCAGGACCTGGGCATCCCGACCTTGGCCCTGCAGGCCGGCATGAGCGAACGCAGCTTCGTACGCCACTACCGCGCCGACACCGGCCAGACCCCGGCCCGGGCCATCGAACTGATCCGCGTCGAAACCGCACGGCGCCTGCTCAGCGATACCGGCGTACCGATCAAACGGGTGGCGGTGCAATGCGGCTTCGGCAGCGAAGAAACCCTGCGCCGCAGCTTCCTGCGGGCCATGGGCGTGACGCCGCAGGCTTATCGGGAGCGGTTTTCGGTTAGTGCCGCAGTAGATCCAGTAACGCCTTGA
- the inhA gene encoding isonitrile hydratase: MTLHIGFLLFPQVQQLDLTGPYDVLASLPDVKVHLIWKDLMPVTASTGLLLKPTITFDDCPALDVICVPGGGGVGPLMEDEQTLDFLKTQAANARYITSVCTGSLVLGAAGLLKGKRATTHWAYHELLKPLGAIAVKDRVVRDGNLLTGGGITAGIDFALTLAAELFDQATAELVQLQLEYAPAPPFSAGSPETAPASVLVEARQRAASSLKLRAEITERAAAKLDQQ; the protein is encoded by the coding sequence ATGACGTTGCATATCGGTTTTCTGTTGTTTCCTCAGGTTCAGCAACTGGACCTGACCGGCCCGTATGACGTGCTGGCCTCGCTGCCGGATGTGAAAGTGCATCTGATCTGGAAAGACCTGATGCCGGTCACCGCCAGCACCGGCTTGTTGCTGAAACCGACCATCACCTTCGACGATTGCCCGGCGCTGGACGTGATCTGTGTGCCTGGTGGTGGCGGCGTCGGGCCGTTGATGGAAGATGAACAGACCCTGGACTTCCTCAAGACCCAGGCCGCCAACGCCCGATACATCACTTCGGTATGCACCGGTTCGCTGGTGTTGGGCGCGGCGGGATTGCTCAAGGGTAAACGCGCCACCACTCACTGGGCGTATCACGAACTGCTCAAGCCGCTGGGCGCAATCGCGGTGAAAGATCGGGTGGTTCGCGACGGCAATCTGCTGACCGGTGGCGGAATTACTGCCGGAATCGACTTCGCCCTGACCCTGGCCGCCGAGTTGTTCGACCAGGCCACCGCCGAGCTGGTGCAACTGCAACTGGAGTACGCCCCTGCCCCGCCATTTAGCGCCGGCAGCCCCGAGACGGCTCCGGCCAGTGTGCTGGTAGAGGCTCGCCAGCGGGCTGCCAGTTCATTGAAGCTGCGGGCGGAAATCACCGAGCGGGCGGCGGCGAAACTCGACCAACAGTGA
- the peaB gene encoding quinohemoprotein amine dehydrogenase maturation protein, giving the protein MGAILNLVERNLHEVQVDADRMLFHIPSSSLFASDELTGTIIDTLRGPGCSSDDLIQRLAARFNGEEITETLRELMALELVSDGSPLTPDIATKRVERTAINTVVLNVNTGCNLSCTYCYKEDLDKPSAGKKMDVETAIASVEMLLRESPDEERFTVVFFGGEPLSNRKLIEYMVDYCEKRFREAGKFVEFVMTTNATLLTEETVDYLNAHRFGLSVSIDGPKTVHDRNRITVGGQGTYDVVRRKAEMLLSRYNSRPVGARVTLTTGVTDVETIWDHLFNELGFAEVGFAPVTSGDISSFNLTSDELIEVFASMKRLGRRYLEAALEHRNIGFSNLHQLITDIHEGHKKALPCGAGLKMLAVDHKGELNLCHRFTGSSLPTFGNVHSGVKQVELNDFLSQRLDRTNTGCEDCQIRNLCSGGCYHESYARYGDPTHPTYHYCELMRDWVDFGIEVYTRIIANNPAFISSYITPRKAH; this is encoded by the coding sequence ATGGGCGCTATCTTGAATCTGGTCGAACGTAACCTGCACGAAGTGCAGGTCGATGCCGACCGCATGCTGTTTCACATCCCCAGCAGTTCGCTGTTCGCCAGCGATGAACTGACGGGCACCATCATCGATACCCTGCGCGGCCCCGGCTGCTCCTCGGACGACCTGATCCAGCGCCTGGCCGCGCGTTTCAATGGCGAGGAAATCACCGAGACCCTGCGCGAGCTGATGGCCCTGGAACTGGTCAGCGACGGTTCGCCGCTGACCCCGGACATCGCCACCAAGCGGGTCGAGCGCACGGCAATCAATACCGTGGTGCTCAACGTCAACACTGGCTGCAACCTGAGTTGCACCTATTGCTACAAGGAAGACCTCGACAAGCCGTCGGCCGGCAAGAAAATGGACGTCGAAACGGCGATTGCCTCGGTGGAAATGCTGCTGCGCGAATCCCCGGACGAAGAGCGTTTCACCGTGGTGTTCTTCGGCGGCGAACCGTTGAGCAACCGCAAGCTGATCGAGTACATGGTCGACTACTGTGAGAAGCGTTTTCGCGAGGCCGGCAAGTTCGTCGAGTTCGTGATGACCACCAACGCCACGCTGCTCACCGAAGAAACCGTGGACTATCTCAACGCTCACCGCTTCGGTTTGTCCGTGAGCATCGATGGCCCGAAAACCGTGCACGACCGCAACCGCATTACCGTGGGCGGGCAGGGCACTTATGACGTGGTGCGACGCAAGGCCGAGATGCTGCTGTCGCGCTACAACAGCCGTCCGGTGGGCGCGCGGGTAACGTTGACCACTGGCGTCACTGACGTCGAAACCATCTGGGATCACCTGTTCAACGAACTGGGTTTCGCCGAAGTCGGCTTTGCCCCGGTGACGTCGGGCGACATCAGCAGCTTCAACCTCACCAGCGACGAGCTGATCGAAGTCTTTGCCAGCATGAAACGCCTCGGTCGGCGTTATCTGGAAGCGGCGCTGGAGCACCGCAACATCGGTTTCTCCAACCTGCACCAGCTCATCACCGACATCCACGAAGGCCACAAGAAAGCCCTGCCATGCGGCGCGGGCCTGAAGATGCTGGCGGTCGATCACAAGGGCGAGCTGAACCTGTGCCACCGCTTTACCGGTTCGAGCCTGCCGACCTTCGGCAATGTCCACAGCGGTGTGAAACAGGTGGAGTTGAACGACTTTCTGTCCCAGCGCCTGGACCGCACCAACACCGGCTGCGAAGACTGCCAGATCCGCAACCTGTGTTCCGGCGGCTGCTACCACGAGAGCTACGCCCGCTATGGCGACCCGACTCATCCGACCTATCACTACTGCGAACTGATGCGTGACTGGGTCGACTTCGGCATCGAGGTCTACACCCGGATCATAGCCAACAACCCTGCGTTCATCAGCAGTTACATCACTCCGCGCAAGGCTCACTGA
- a CDS encoding glycoside hydrolase family 15 protein, protein MADHPERQSPIDAHGIIGDMRSAALVNDKGSVDFFCWPEFDSPTIFCSLLDTPEAGIFQLSPDLPDARREQIYLPDTNVLQTRWLSDRAVVEVTDLLPVGDTEDDLPLLMRRIRVVSGRATFHMRCAVRHDYARANTRARMDKQDVIFDAADQPSLRLSSDQTLRIDANAAVAEFTLEQDQTSEFLLGALDDPRFKDGAAQLCLERTLKFWRDWIGQSNYRGRWREMVNRSALAMKLLTSRKHGAILAAATFGLPESPGGERNWDYRFTWIRDASFTVYAFMRLGFVEEANAYMRWLRGRVSDCQGKPMKLNILYAIDGRQELPEIELAHLSGHGGAQPVRIGNQAYEQVQLDIFGELMDAIYLVNKYGEAISHEGWKHTVEVVDQVCETWEQKDVGIWEMRGEQYHFLHSRLMCWVALDRAIRLASKRSLPAPFARWDQTRQAIHADIWENFWNEERGHFVQHIGGSGLDGSMLLMPLVRFVSARDPRWLATLQAIEKSLVRDGMIYRYRNDDSQIDGLPGSEGAFAACSFWYVECLARAGQLDKAHLEFEQLLRYANPLGLYAEEFDSHGRHMGNTPQALTHLALISAACFLDRRLSGEKVVWQP, encoded by the coding sequence ATGGCTGATCACCCCGAACGCCAAAGCCCCATCGACGCCCACGGCATCATCGGTGACATGCGCAGCGCGGCGCTGGTCAACGACAAGGGCAGCGTGGATTTTTTCTGCTGGCCGGAATTCGACAGCCCGACGATTTTCTGTTCGCTGCTGGACACCCCCGAAGCGGGTATTTTCCAGTTGTCGCCGGATTTGCCCGACGCCCGTCGCGAACAGATCTACCTGCCCGACACCAATGTGCTGCAAACCCGCTGGCTCAGTGACCGGGCGGTGGTCGAAGTCACCGACCTGCTGCCCGTCGGCGACACCGAGGACGACCTGCCGCTGCTGATGCGGCGGATCCGCGTGGTCAGCGGCCGCGCCACTTTCCACATGCGTTGCGCTGTACGCCATGACTACGCCCGCGCCAATACTCGCGCACGCATGGACAAGCAGGACGTGATCTTCGACGCTGCCGATCAACCGTCGCTGCGGCTCTCATCGGATCAGACCCTGCGCATCGACGCCAACGCGGCCGTAGCCGAATTCACCCTCGAACAAGACCAGACGAGCGAATTCCTCCTCGGCGCCCTCGACGATCCGCGCTTCAAGGACGGCGCCGCACAGCTGTGCCTGGAGCGCACCCTAAAGTTCTGGCGCGACTGGATCGGCCAGTCCAACTACCGCGGCCGCTGGCGCGAGATGGTCAACCGCTCGGCCCTGGCAATGAAGCTGCTGACCTCGCGCAAACACGGCGCCATTCTCGCTGCCGCGACCTTCGGCCTGCCGGAAAGCCCCGGCGGCGAGCGCAACTGGGACTACCGCTTCACCTGGATCCGCGACGCCTCGTTCACCGTCTATGCGTTCATGCGCCTGGGTTTCGTCGAAGAGGCCAACGCCTACATGCGCTGGTTGCGCGGACGGGTCAGCGACTGTCAGGGCAAGCCGATGAAGCTCAACATTCTCTACGCCATCGACGGTCGCCAGGAGTTGCCGGAGATAGAGCTGGCGCATCTGTCCGGTCATGGTGGCGCACAACCGGTGCGCATCGGCAATCAGGCCTATGAACAGGTCCAGCTCGACATCTTTGGCGAGCTGATGGACGCGATTTACCTGGTCAACAAATACGGCGAAGCCATCTCCCATGAAGGCTGGAAACACACCGTGGAGGTGGTCGATCAGGTCTGCGAAACCTGGGAGCAAAAGGATGTCGGCATCTGGGAGATGCGCGGCGAGCAGTACCATTTCCTGCATTCACGGCTGATGTGCTGGGTCGCCCTGGACCGCGCCATCCGCCTCGCGTCAAAACGCTCACTGCCCGCCCCGTTCGCCCGCTGGGATCAGACGCGCCAGGCGATCCATGCCGACATCTGGGAGAACTTCTGGAATGAAGAGCGTGGGCATTTCGTCCAGCACATCGGCGGCAGCGGCCTGGACGGTTCGATGCTGCTGATGCCGCTGGTGCGCTTCGTCAGCGCCCGCGACCCGCGTTGGCTGGCGACCCTGCAAGCCATCGAAAAGAGCCTGGTGCGCGACGGCATGATCTACCGCTACCGCAACGACGACAGCCAGATCGACGGCCTGCCCGGCAGCGAAGGCGCCTTCGCCGCGTGCTCGTTCTGGTACGTCGAATGCCTGGCCCGCGCCGGCCAGTTGGACAAGGCCCATCTGGAGTTCGAACAGTTGCTCAGGTACGCCAACCCGCTGGGGCTGTACGCCGAAGAGTTCGACAGCCATGGGCGGCATATGGGCAACACGCCGCAGGCATTGACGCATCTGGCGTTGATCAGTGCGGCTTGCTTTCTGGATCGGAGGTTGAGTGGGGAGAAGGTTGTCTGGCAGCCTTGA
- a CDS encoding lysozyme inhibitor LprI family protein gives MHARFFLALTPLLFTSLAHAAVNCDNATDQATMNQCAAQQNAAADKELNTLYQQITSRLKGNPDGKNLLVGAQRSWVAFRDAECKFSASGVEGGSVYPLIYSNCVTELTKARVETFKTYLKCQEGDLGCPVPGV, from the coding sequence ATGCACGCACGTTTTTTCCTGGCGCTGACGCCTTTGTTGTTCACCTCCCTGGCCCATGCTGCCGTGAACTGCGACAACGCCACCGACCAGGCCACGATGAACCAGTGCGCGGCGCAGCAGAATGCGGCCGCCGATAAGGAGTTGAATACGCTTTACCAGCAGATCACCTCGCGCCTGAAGGGCAATCCCGACGGCAAGAATTTGCTGGTGGGTGCGCAGCGGTCGTGGGTTGCGTTTCGCGATGCCGAGTGCAAGTTCTCGGCGTCCGGGGTGGAAGGCGGGAGTGTGTATCCGCTGATCTACAGCAATTGTGTGACGGAATTGACCAAGGCGCGGGTGGAGACGTTCAAGACTTACCTGAAGTGTCAGGAGGGGGATTTGGGGTGTCCGGTGCCGGGGGTTTGA
- a CDS encoding alpha/beta fold hydrolase — protein MIEQPLKTVRTAQLDIAYEEHGPATGDPVILLHGFPYSPRAYDEIAPALAATGYRVIVPYLRGYGPTRFISTDTLRSGQQAALAQDLLDLMDALAIKQASLCGYDWGGRAACIVAALWPERVRCLVTGDGYNLQDIPHSIQPLAPETEHRYWYQYYFHTPRGVAGLTENRRGLCKLLWNLWSPTWAENATRYPLSAPAFDNPDFVDVVIHSYRHRFMYAPGDPALEWIEQALSKQPGISVPTISLCGADDGVGPAQDIDEDIGHFTGTYERRILAGVGHNIPEEAPEATLKALLDLLRH, from the coding sequence ATGATTGAGCAACCGCTAAAGACCGTCCGCACGGCACAACTCGACATTGCCTACGAAGAACACGGCCCCGCCACCGGCGACCCGGTCATTCTGCTCCATGGTTTTCCCTATTCGCCACGCGCCTACGACGAAATCGCCCCCGCTCTCGCCGCTACCGGTTACCGCGTGATCGTCCCGTATCTGCGGGGTTACGGTCCGACGCGCTTCATCAGCACCGATACACTGCGCTCCGGCCAGCAAGCCGCCCTTGCCCAGGATTTGCTTGACCTGATGGATGCCCTTGCCATCAAACAGGCGTCCCTGTGTGGCTACGATTGGGGTGGGCGAGCGGCGTGCATTGTGGCGGCGCTGTGGCCGGAACGGGTGCGCTGCCTGGTGACGGGCGACGGCTATAACCTTCAGGACATCCCCCATTCGATACAGCCATTGGCTCCGGAGACCGAGCATCGCTATTGGTATCAGTACTATTTCCACACGCCTCGTGGCGTCGCGGGCCTGACTGAAAATCGCCGGGGCTTGTGCAAATTGCTCTGGAATCTCTGGTCACCGACCTGGGCCGAAAATGCGACACGCTATCCGTTGAGCGCCCCGGCCTTCGATAACCCGGATTTCGTTGACGTGGTGATTCACTCCTACCGCCACCGCTTTATGTACGCCCCTGGCGACCCGGCGCTGGAATGGATAGAGCAGGCCCTGAGCAAACAACCGGGCATCAGCGTACCAACGATTTCACTGTGCGGTGCCGATGACGGTGTTGGGCCTGCGCAAGACATCGACGAAGATATCGGGCATTTCACCGGTACCTATGAACGTCGGATTTTGGCAGGCGTTGGCCACAACATTCCCGAAGAAGCGCCAGAAGCAACACTCAAGGCGTTACTGGATCTACTGCGGCACTAA
- a CDS encoding SRPBCC family protein codes for MNPASDRIERKVLLKAKRSQVWRVLANAEMFGQWFGVALEDKRFVAGEWTQGQITYPGYEHLRWNVLVERVEPERLFSFRWHPYAVNPEVDYSQEPTTLVKFELEDMDDGTLLKVSESGFDHVPQARREKAFRMDSRGWEEQMNNIEQFLIDNAKAHEQQSG; via the coding sequence ATGAACCCAGCATCTGATCGCATAGAAAGGAAAGTCCTGCTCAAGGCCAAGCGTTCACAGGTCTGGCGTGTGCTGGCCAATGCCGAAATGTTCGGACAGTGGTTTGGCGTGGCGCTGGAGGACAAGCGTTTTGTCGCAGGCGAGTGGACCCAGGGGCAGATTACCTATCCCGGTTATGAGCATTTGCGCTGGAACGTACTGGTAGAGCGGGTCGAGCCGGAGCGGCTGTTTTCGTTTCGCTGGCACCCTTATGCCGTGAACCCGGAAGTCGATTACTCCCAGGAACCCACCACCCTGGTGAAATTCGAGCTCGAAGACATGGACGACGGCACACTGCTCAAGGTCTCCGAGTCCGGTTTCGATCACGTTCCCCAGGCCCGTCGCGAAAAAGCGTTCCGCATGGACAGTCGTGGCTGGGAGGAGCAAATGAACAATATCGAGCAGTTCTTGATCGACAATGCCAAAGCCCACGAGCAACAGAGTGGCTGA
- the peaD gene encoding quinohemoprotein amine dehydrogenase subunit beta, with the protein MHSIKACGLAAFAVLSSCSVSVLADENSALQDGHEYMLTTNYPNNLHVIDLATDSLFKTCKMPDAFGPGTVQLSPDRKTAYVLNNHYADVYGVELDSCKQVFHASITQKPGEKAKSMFAFTLSHDGKELFTIANPTLMMNDRYEVQQPRLDVYATDAGMDAKPVRSFPAPRQLTIMQSGDDGTLYVAGADVYKVNVKTGKFDVLIPSRHWKRPNYSAPDVLYVWNQQTYRHDFSLLYTAAKFKDKKQDPATAEYLYGLFSVDLKTGKTETTDFGPLTEIYFSGMRSPKDPNLMFGVLNRLAKYDIKQKKMLQSATLDHSYYCISFNKDGSKIYLAGTFNDVAIFDADSLKQTGSIKLPGGDMAITTAQIFVR; encoded by the coding sequence ATGCACAGCATCAAAGCCTGCGGCCTGGCCGCTTTCGCCGTCCTGAGCAGTTGTTCGGTCAGTGTCCTGGCCGATGAAAACAGCGCACTGCAAGACGGTCACGAATACATGTTGACCACCAATTACCCAAACAACCTGCACGTGATCGACCTGGCCACCGACTCCTTGTTCAAGACCTGCAAGATGCCCGATGCCTTTGGCCCCGGCACTGTGCAGCTGTCGCCGGACCGCAAGACCGCCTACGTGCTGAACAACCACTATGCGGATGTCTATGGCGTCGAACTGGACAGCTGCAAACAGGTGTTCCACGCCAGCATCACCCAGAAGCCGGGGGAGAAAGCGAAGTCGATGTTCGCCTTCACCCTCAGCCACGACGGCAAGGAACTGTTCACCATCGCCAATCCGACGCTGATGATGAACGATCGTTATGAAGTGCAGCAGCCTCGACTGGATGTGTACGCCACTGACGCCGGAATGGATGCCAAGCCTGTGCGCAGTTTTCCGGCACCTCGGCAGCTGACCATCATGCAGAGTGGCGACGACGGCACCTTGTATGTGGCGGGGGCGGACGTCTACAAGGTCAATGTGAAAACCGGCAAATTCGACGTGCTGATCCCCAGCCGTCACTGGAAACGCCCGAACTACAGTGCGCCGGACGTGCTTTATGTGTGGAATCAGCAGACTTATCGGCATGACTTCTCGTTGCTCTACACCGCGGCGAAGTTCAAGGACAAGAAACAGGACCCGGCCACCGCCGAATACCTGTACGGCCTGTTCAGTGTCGACCTGAAGACCGGCAAGACCGAAACCACCGATTTCGGCCCTTTGACGGAGATCTACTTCAGCGGCATGCGCTCGCCCAAGGACCCGAACCTGATGTTTGGCGTGCTCAACCGCCTGGCCAAGTACGACATCAAACAGAAGAAAATGCTCCAGTCCGCCACGCTCGATCACTCGTACTACTGCATTTCCTTCAACAAGGACGGCAGCAAGATCTACCTGGCGGGGACGTTCAACGACGTGGCGATCTTCGATGCCGACAGCCTGAAGCAGACGGGCAGCATCAAGTTGCCGGGTGGGGACATGGCGATTACCACGGCGCAGATTTTTGTCCGGTAA
- a CDS encoding MFS transporter, which translates to MANPYRELFKAPGSGAFVLTGMIARMPISMTGIGLITMLSQLQGGYGLAGAVAATFALATAFCAPQVSRLVDRYGQGRILPAAALLGGGALLLLLLCTRLQAPHWTLFFFAALAGCMPSMSAMVRARWTEVYRGRPELQTAYALESVLDEVCFIVGPPLSVGLCVVAFPEAGPLAALLALAIGVTAFVLQRSTEPPVHPHEEHQQGSIIRSRDIQLLMLLMVAMGTIVGVVDVVSVAFAQHQGQPAAASMVLSVYAIGSCLAGLAFGALRSKVPLARLFLYGGVATAVTTLPLLLASNIFGLSLAVFVAGLFFAPTLIVAMALVEQIVPPAKLTEGLTWLVTGLSIGVAIGAAGSGWLVDGFGARSGFWLAIAAGAVVLGSAIPSYRHLK; encoded by the coding sequence ATGGCAAACCCCTATCGCGAGTTGTTCAAAGCCCCCGGCAGCGGCGCCTTCGTACTGACCGGAATGATCGCGCGCATGCCGATTTCCATGACCGGTATCGGCCTGATCACCATGCTTTCGCAGTTGCAGGGTGGCTACGGTCTGGCGGGTGCGGTGGCGGCGACGTTCGCCCTGGCCACGGCGTTTTGTGCGCCGCAGGTTTCCCGATTGGTGGATCGATATGGCCAGGGGCGGATCTTGCCGGCGGCGGCGTTGCTTGGCGGCGGGGCGCTGTTGCTGCTGTTGCTGTGCACGCGATTGCAGGCGCCACACTGGACGCTGTTTTTCTTCGCCGCGCTGGCCGGTTGCATGCCGAGCATGTCGGCGATGGTGCGGGCGCGCTGGACCGAGGTGTATCGCGGCCGCCCTGAGCTGCAAACCGCCTACGCCCTGGAATCGGTACTGGATGAAGTCTGCTTCATCGTCGGGCCGCCGCTGTCAGTGGGCCTGTGCGTGGTGGCATTCCCCGAGGCCGGGCCGTTGGCGGCCTTGCTGGCACTGGCCATCGGCGTCACCGCGTTCGTCTTGCAGCGCAGCACGGAGCCGCCGGTGCATCCCCATGAGGAACATCAGCAAGGCTCGATCATTCGTTCCCGCGATATTCAATTGCTGATGCTGTTGATGGTGGCCATGGGCACCATCGTCGGCGTGGTGGACGTGGTCAGCGTCGCCTTCGCCCAGCATCAGGGCCAGCCGGCGGCGGCGAGCATGGTGCTGTCGGTGTACGCCATCGGCTCGTGCCTGGCCGGGCTGGCGTTCGGCGCACTACGCTCAAAAGTGCCGCTGGCGCGGCTGTTCTTGTATGGCGGGGTGGCAACGGCTGTGACGACCTTGCCGTTATTGTTGGCGTCGAACATTTTCGGCTTGTCCCTGGCGGTGTTTGTCGCGGGGCTGTTTTTTGCACCGACGCTGATCGTAGCCATGGCCCTGGTGGAGCAAATCGTGCCGCCGGCCAAACTCACCGAAGGCCTGACCTGGCTGGTCACCGGCCTGAGCATCGGCGTGGCGATCGGCGCCGCCGGCTCCGGCTGGCTGGTGGACGGCTTCGGTGCGCGCAGCGGGTTCTGGCTGGCGATTGCGGCGGGAGCGGTGGTGCTCGGTTCCGCGATTCCGAGCTATCGTCATTTGAAATGA